ACCGGTTTTCGTATTGGGAAGAAAAAAATAAGTATTTTTGGTTTACGTCCCCATCGCACTGCAGTTTTTATAACCATTATAACTGGAATAGTTATATCAATTCTGACTATTTCAATTTTATCAATATTGTCTAATG
Above is a genomic segment from Atribacterota bacterium containing:
- a CDS encoding DUF3084 domain-containing protein produces the protein MYSIILIVTLIIVSGIIAYIGDLTGFRIGKKKISIFGLRPHRTAVFITIITGIVISILTISILSILSN